Proteins found in one Alicyclobacillus cycloheptanicus genomic segment:
- the murA gene encoding UDP-N-acetylglucosamine 1-carboxyvinyltransferase has product MSVDALAITGGHPLQGEARIYGAKNAALPILAASVMVEGTCVIDDVPELEDVRVMIEILRNLGARVEREGTRVVVDSRYIQHTNVPADLMRRMRSSIFLMGPLLARFGEVRVSKPGGCVIGQRPIDYHVRGMRMLGAAIEEKHGYIRCTANRLHGTVVTLDFPSVGATENLIMAAALADGVTIIENAAREPEIVDLANFLRACGAVIEGDGEASIRVVGVHHLTGTEHRIIGDRIVAGTILIAAAATHGHVTVHGVQSSHLGSLLGKMRESGIRVDAARDIITVECSGPYRAVDLRTEPFPGFPTDLQAPMMAMLTTAQGTSVIRENVFEARFKHVNELARMGADISVDMRTAVVRGVSGLSGARVECTDLRGGAALIIAGLMADGVTYVENLYHVDRGYQSIDSYLRELGAQIERVQL; this is encoded by the coding sequence ATGAGTGTGGACGCGCTCGCCATTACTGGAGGACATCCGCTGCAGGGAGAGGCGCGCATTTACGGTGCGAAAAACGCAGCATTGCCGATTCTGGCGGCGTCCGTGATGGTCGAGGGCACTTGTGTGATTGACGACGTGCCCGAACTGGAAGACGTACGAGTGATGATTGAAATTCTTCGGAACCTTGGGGCGCGGGTAGAACGGGAAGGTACTCGAGTCGTCGTGGACTCGAGGTATATCCAGCATACCAATGTTCCCGCCGATTTGATGCGCCGTATGCGCAGTTCCATTTTTCTCATGGGGCCCCTGCTGGCCCGGTTTGGCGAGGTTCGTGTCTCCAAACCTGGCGGCTGTGTCATTGGGCAGCGGCCGATTGACTACCATGTACGGGGCATGCGCATGCTAGGGGCCGCCATTGAAGAAAAACACGGGTACATCCGATGCACCGCGAACCGCCTGCACGGGACGGTCGTAACACTCGATTTCCCCAGTGTGGGGGCGACGGAGAACCTGATTATGGCGGCCGCTTTGGCCGATGGTGTCACCATCATCGAGAACGCGGCCCGTGAGCCGGAAATTGTGGACTTGGCGAATTTCCTGCGCGCCTGCGGGGCCGTCATTGAAGGCGATGGAGAGGCCAGCATCCGCGTGGTCGGCGTTCATCACCTGACTGGTACCGAACACCGCATCATTGGCGATCGAATTGTGGCCGGGACGATTCTCATCGCGGCCGCTGCAACGCACGGACATGTGACAGTGCACGGCGTGCAGTCCAGTCATCTCGGTTCTCTGCTGGGAAAAATGCGAGAAAGTGGTATACGGGTCGACGCAGCGCGTGATATAATTACCGTCGAATGTTCGGGTCCGTACCGTGCAGTGGATTTGCGGACGGAGCCGTTCCCTGGCTTCCCAACCGATTTACAGGCGCCGATGATGGCGATGCTGACCACTGCACAAGGCACGAGCGTCATTCGCGAGAATGTGTTTGAAGCGCGGTTTAAACATGTCAACGAACTGGCCCGGATGGGCGCAGACATTTCTGTTGATATGCGTACGGCCGTTGTGCGGGGGGTTAGCGGGTTGTCCGGTGCGCGTGTGGAATGCACGGACCTGCGTGGCGGTGCTGCGCTCATTATCGCAGGGCTGATGGCGGACGGCGTCACGTATGTCGAAAATTTATATCACGTAGATCGCGGCTATCAGTCCATCGATTCCTATCTGCGTGAACTCGGTGCACAGATCGAGCGTGTTCAATTGTAA
- a CDS encoding DUF881 domain-containing protein yields MQARAKLTASITIVAMALGFIVALQYHQMEGNGELMRGVSGADTEQTKLQTQLTAITKANQQAEQQLAKITAEVSNYEARSAGSDEGLQDLQKRLEAERILAGVTPVTGPGVEVVLMDGTTLSGNTEQVLTHDWDVRQVINELFTAGAEAVSINGYRVVATSAVTCVGPVVKVNDHRLGAPFTIDAIGDPKALSSALTIQGGILDALRARGVNASQPVEKQNIQMPAFTGVLTTSSGTLGD; encoded by the coding sequence GTGCAAGCGCGCGCTAAATTGACGGCCTCCATCACGATTGTAGCCATGGCCCTGGGGTTTATTGTGGCTCTGCAGTACCATCAGATGGAGGGCAACGGTGAACTGATGAGAGGCGTATCGGGCGCTGATACGGAGCAGACGAAACTGCAGACGCAGCTAACGGCCATCACGAAGGCGAATCAACAGGCCGAGCAGCAGCTCGCCAAAATCACGGCGGAAGTCTCCAACTATGAGGCGCGATCGGCCGGGTCCGACGAAGGTCTGCAAGACCTGCAGAAGCGCCTCGAGGCGGAGCGGATTCTCGCGGGCGTGACGCCTGTGACGGGGCCTGGGGTGGAGGTCGTCCTGATGGATGGCACGACGCTGTCTGGCAATACAGAACAAGTGCTGACTCACGACTGGGATGTTCGTCAGGTGATCAACGAACTGTTTACCGCAGGGGCTGAGGCCGTCTCCATTAACGGCTACCGCGTGGTGGCCACCTCGGCGGTGACCTGTGTTGGACCGGTTGTGAAAGTGAACGACCATCGGCTTGGGGCGCCCTTTACCATCGATGCGATTGGCGACCCGAAAGCCCTGTCCTCGGCCTTGACGATTCAGGGCGGCATTCTCGATGCGCTTCGCGCCAGAGGCGTCAATGCGTCCCAACCCGTGGAGAAGCAAAACATTCAAATGCCCGCTTTTACAGGGGTGTTGACAACCTCATCCGGCACGCTGGGGGACTAA
- the murD gene encoding UDP-N-acetylmuramoyl-L-alanine--D-glutamate ligase, whose amino-acid sequence MSWVELHRGQRALIVGLAKSGEAAAYLLKRRGLEVIVNDRRERLNPDYEAEKLEAAGIQTVFGGHPVSLLDDRPDFIVKNPGVPYRVPLIAEAMQRGIPVYTEIEVASWLTHAPIYAITGSNGKTTTTTLVGEMLAEAKQDPVVAGNIGLVLSGVVEQVRPDQPIVLEVSSFQLMGTESFHPKIAALLNLYPAHLDYHETFEAYVDAKWRLFQNLGEHDTAVLNYDQPLIRERAATLTTPVVWFSRSTEVSEGVFVRGSEVVVRRQGVDTPVIRLSAIAMKGEHNLENALAATAIAVWAGAPLSAAAYVLTRFRGIEHRLEFVRTVEGADYYNDSKATNPEAALRALRSFEKNVVWIAGGLDRGDDFRVMLEDLRTRVRAAYLIGQSAERLAAVCQEAGVPHVEQVPSLEQAVVQAHRTAAPGDVILLSPACASWDMFASFEVRGRMFKDIVHTL is encoded by the coding sequence ATGAGTTGGGTGGAACTCCACCGAGGACAGCGGGCCCTCATTGTGGGGCTGGCGAAGAGCGGGGAAGCGGCCGCCTATTTGCTGAAGCGGCGAGGTCTGGAAGTCATCGTCAACGACCGCCGCGAGCGGCTGAATCCAGATTACGAGGCCGAGAAGCTTGAGGCCGCGGGCATTCAAACGGTGTTTGGCGGCCATCCGGTCAGCCTGTTGGACGACCGGCCGGACTTCATTGTGAAGAATCCTGGGGTTCCTTATCGCGTCCCGCTGATTGCGGAAGCGATGCAAAGAGGCATTCCGGTTTATACGGAAATTGAGGTGGCCTCCTGGCTCACCCATGCTCCAATCTACGCGATTACCGGGTCGAACGGCAAAACCACGACCACCACGCTGGTCGGCGAGATGCTGGCCGAAGCCAAGCAGGACCCGGTCGTGGCGGGCAACATTGGCTTGGTGCTCTCGGGTGTGGTCGAGCAGGTTCGACCGGATCAGCCGATAGTCCTGGAAGTCTCCAGCTTTCAACTCATGGGCACGGAATCGTTTCACCCGAAAATTGCGGCGCTGCTCAACCTCTATCCGGCGCACCTCGACTACCATGAGACCTTCGAAGCGTACGTGGACGCCAAGTGGCGCCTGTTTCAGAATCTGGGCGAGCATGATACGGCCGTGCTGAATTATGACCAGCCGCTGATTCGCGAGCGGGCCGCCACGCTGACGACGCCCGTGGTGTGGTTTAGCCGCAGCACAGAGGTTTCGGAGGGCGTCTTTGTGCGCGGCAGTGAAGTCGTTGTCCGCAGGCAGGGGGTCGACACACCGGTCATCCGCTTGTCGGCGATCGCGATGAAAGGCGAACACAACCTGGAGAACGCCTTGGCGGCGACGGCCATCGCGGTTTGGGCGGGGGCCCCCCTGTCCGCAGCCGCGTACGTCCTGACCCGGTTTCGGGGCATCGAGCACCGGCTGGAGTTTGTCCGCACCGTGGAGGGGGCGGACTATTACAACGATTCCAAGGCGACCAATCCGGAAGCGGCCCTGCGCGCGCTGCGCTCGTTCGAGAAGAACGTCGTGTGGATTGCCGGCGGGCTCGACCGCGGCGATGATTTTCGTGTCATGCTGGAAGACCTGCGGACACGCGTGCGGGCGGCGTATCTCATTGGCCAGTCCGCGGAGCGGCTGGCGGCGGTGTGTCAGGAGGCCGGGGTTCCGCATGTCGAGCAGGTGCCGTCGCTCGAGCAGGCGGTCGTGCAGGCACACCGCACGGCCGCGCCAGGCGATGTGATTCTTTTGTCCCCTGCCTGTGCCAGTTGGGACATGTTTGCTTCGTTCGAAGTGCGTGGACGAATGTTCAAGGACATCGTGCATACACTGTAG
- a CDS encoding small basic family protein, whose translation MWLPVLGLFVGAAIGFVADVNIPAAYSSYLSIAIIAALDTIFGGIRASLEKSFDGTVFLTGFFFNILVAALLAFIGDQLGVDLYLAAVVAFGVRLFNNIAVIRRIVFQRVGHRRPRTTSGSNAGSTRTE comes from the coding sequence ATTTGGCTGCCAGTACTCGGGCTGTTCGTGGGCGCTGCCATCGGGTTTGTTGCAGATGTCAATATTCCCGCCGCCTATTCGAGTTACTTGTCGATCGCGATCATTGCCGCGCTCGACACCATTTTTGGCGGCATTCGCGCCAGTCTCGAGAAGTCGTTTGACGGAACGGTGTTCTTGACCGGGTTTTTCTTCAACATCCTGGTCGCGGCGCTGCTTGCGTTCATCGGCGACCAATTGGGTGTCGATTTGTACCTTGCTGCGGTGGTTGCCTTCGGCGTTCGGCTGTTCAACAACATCGCGGTCATCCGCCGCATCGTGTTTCAGCGCGTCGGTCACAGGCGCCCGCGAACCACTTCTGGGTCAAATGCGGGGTCCACGCGGACGGAATAG
- the murB gene encoding UDP-N-acetylmuramate dehydrogenase: MNAESVAESVLAAFHAGGVANVKLNEALALHTTWRIGGPADVFVTPASVDELRGALVVARKLGLPWTVIGRGSNLLVRDGGIRGLVIKLGAQFGDIRVEEDRLIALAGRSSVSAANIAVRHHLEGLEFATGIPGTVGGIVMMNAGAHGGQVSDVLAYADVMDERGEVTRLDNAALRFGYRYSVLKDDPKIVIAAAFQLRPGDGEALAAKVKQWSIRRAATQPLSLPSCGSVFRNPEGTHAGHLIESAGLKGTRRGGAQISDKHANFIVNLGGATAEDVLWLIHHAQETVQQRYGIELETEVRVVGEPTSGR; this comes from the coding sequence ATGAACGCAGAGTCTGTTGCAGAGTCCGTCTTGGCCGCCTTCCATGCAGGCGGGGTTGCGAACGTGAAATTGAATGAAGCCCTGGCCTTGCATACCACCTGGCGCATCGGCGGGCCGGCGGATGTGTTCGTGACACCCGCCAGTGTAGATGAATTGCGCGGCGCCCTCGTCGTCGCCAGAAAGCTTGGCTTGCCGTGGACCGTGATTGGCAGAGGGTCCAATCTGCTGGTGCGAGACGGCGGAATTCGCGGACTCGTGATTAAGCTCGGTGCCCAGTTTGGGGACATTCGAGTGGAGGAGGACCGGCTGATCGCGCTCGCAGGCCGCTCTTCTGTGTCCGCCGCGAACATCGCGGTTCGCCATCACCTCGAAGGATTGGAGTTTGCGACGGGCATTCCCGGGACGGTCGGCGGCATCGTCATGATGAACGCCGGTGCGCACGGCGGACAGGTGAGCGACGTGCTGGCGTACGCAGACGTGATGGATGAACGCGGGGAAGTGACCCGGCTGGACAATGCGGCGCTGCGCTTCGGGTATCGGTACAGCGTCCTCAAGGACGACCCGAAAATCGTGATCGCGGCGGCCTTCCAGCTTCGTCCCGGCGATGGCGAAGCACTTGCGGCGAAGGTGAAGCAGTGGTCCATCCGCCGAGCCGCCACGCAGCCGCTGTCGCTGCCAAGCTGCGGCTCCGTGTTTCGCAATCCGGAAGGAACGCACGCGGGTCATCTCATCGAGTCTGCCGGACTGAAGGGGACGCGCCGCGGCGGGGCGCAAATCAGCGACAAACACGCCAATTTCATCGTGAACCTCGGCGGCGCCACAGCCGAAGATGTTTTATGGTTGATTCACCACGCTCAGGAGACCGTCCAGCAACGGTATGGAATTGAACTGGAAACTGAGGTGCGTGTGGTTGGAGAGCCCACCTCAGGGAGGTGA
- the murG gene encoding undecaprenyldiphospho-muramoylpentapeptide beta-N-acetylglucosaminyltransferase: protein MRIVLTGGGTGGHIYPALALWRYVSERHPEAEFLYIGGTQGLERDIVTRAGLPFVAVQAAGLKRQLSLSALRTAFLTFRGYLSARRQIARFRPDVVVGTGGYVTLPVVLAAHARRVPVVVWEANARPGLTNTLAARRAYAVAVSFADSARYFPAGTKVVFTGNPRGSEVLEVAPDAVAAAKAAYHIDPARKLVLCYMGSRGSQTVNQVMTALIPRFMESDKWQLLYVTGEAHHAAVLNQVQAITGAKTLPSHVQIVPFIHDMPNLLPAADVVVTRAGGATLSEICSLGLPSILIPSPYVTANHQEENAKRMVHHGAARMLREADLTPDALWDALTRILADGQAAAMRDAARRIATPNAVADLYQLVLEAKDQGAKQ, encoded by the coding sequence ATGCGGATTGTACTGACTGGCGGCGGTACTGGGGGGCACATCTACCCAGCATTGGCGTTGTGGCGATATGTATCAGAACGGCATCCTGAAGCGGAATTTCTATACATTGGCGGTACGCAAGGCCTGGAGCGCGACATTGTAACGCGCGCCGGGCTTCCGTTTGTGGCGGTGCAGGCGGCGGGGCTGAAGCGTCAGCTCAGCTTGTCAGCCCTGCGCACGGCCTTTTTGACGTTTCGCGGCTATTTGTCGGCGCGTCGGCAGATTGCGCGTTTTCGGCCAGATGTGGTCGTTGGCACCGGCGGCTACGTGACCCTGCCGGTGGTTCTGGCCGCACATGCCCGGCGTGTGCCGGTTGTGGTCTGGGAGGCGAATGCACGGCCTGGTTTGACCAACACACTGGCCGCGCGGCGGGCCTACGCCGTTGCAGTGTCGTTTGCAGATTCGGCCCGCTATTTCCCCGCCGGGACAAAGGTTGTGTTTACCGGGAACCCGCGCGGCAGCGAAGTGCTGGAAGTCGCGCCGGACGCTGTGGCGGCCGCGAAGGCGGCGTATCACATTGACCCGGCTCGAAAGCTTGTCCTGTGCTACATGGGCAGCCGCGGCTCGCAGACCGTCAACCAAGTGATGACGGCGCTGATTCCCCGCTTTATGGAGAGTGACAAATGGCAGCTTCTGTATGTCACCGGGGAAGCGCACCACGCTGCCGTCCTCAACCAAGTGCAGGCCATCACGGGCGCCAAAACGCTTCCTTCGCACGTCCAGATTGTCCCCTTCATTCACGATATGCCGAACCTCCTGCCGGCGGCGGATGTGGTCGTGACCCGGGCCGGCGGCGCGACGTTGTCCGAGATTTGTTCGCTCGGCCTGCCATCCATTCTCATTCCGTCTCCGTATGTCACGGCCAACCACCAGGAGGAAAACGCCAAGCGCATGGTACATCACGGCGCTGCCCGCATGCTCCGCGAAGCCGACCTCACCCCCGACGCGCTGTGGGACGCGCTGACGCGTATTTTGGCGGACGGACAGGCAGCCGCGATGCGCGACGCAGCCCGCCGCATCGCAACCCCCAACGCGGTTGCAGACTTGTACCAACTGGTGCTTGAGGCAAAAGACCAGGGCGCGAAGCAGTGA
- the ftsA gene encoding cell division protein FtsA, translated as MAKGEYIVSLDIGTSKVRAIIGEQTGNSINVIGVGSVDSEGIRHGAIVDIDLTVESIRQAVDQAERMVGIHIGSAYVGISGNHIQLQGSHGVVAVSSPDREIGEEDIERVLQQARVVAIPPEREIIDVVAKEFIVDGLHGIMDPRGMLGVRLEVEAYLITGSRTAIHNVVRCVEKADIEVANLVLAPMAASTVALTPDDRKLGVALVDIGAGATSVSVFENNVLVGTSIIPMGGDYVTHDIAIGLRTQTAAAEQVKLRHGCAFVDAASENERFQVPRIGSNHEVEFSQVDLSMIIEPRMQEILGLVRKEIERMGYLHDLASGYVLHGGVVSMQGVGELAEMELQAPVRIAIPDFIGVRDPSFVNGVGTLAYAVRANARNTHAEPTSYARPVRTGGGFLARLRDWFRDFV; from the coding sequence TTGGCTAAAGGAGAGTACATCGTCAGTCTCGACATCGGCACTTCTAAGGTCCGAGCCATCATCGGGGAGCAAACGGGAAACAGCATCAATGTCATTGGTGTCGGGTCCGTGGACAGCGAAGGGATACGCCACGGAGCGATTGTCGATATAGATTTGACGGTCGAATCAATTCGTCAAGCGGTCGACCAAGCCGAACGGATGGTCGGTATTCATATTGGTTCCGCGTATGTCGGGATTTCCGGCAACCACATTCAACTCCAGGGCAGTCACGGTGTTGTTGCAGTTTCGTCCCCTGACCGGGAAATTGGCGAAGAGGATATTGAGCGCGTCTTGCAGCAGGCGCGTGTGGTTGCAATTCCTCCGGAGCGGGAAATTATTGATGTCGTGGCCAAGGAGTTTATTGTCGACGGATTACACGGCATTATGGACCCACGGGGAATGCTGGGCGTACGGCTGGAAGTAGAAGCCTATTTGATTACCGGGTCGCGCACGGCGATTCACAACGTGGTTCGCTGTGTCGAAAAGGCAGACATTGAAGTTGCCAACCTGGTGCTGGCACCGATGGCTGCCAGCACGGTGGCGCTGACTCCGGACGATCGCAAACTCGGCGTTGCGCTGGTCGACATTGGCGCGGGCGCGACGTCGGTTTCCGTGTTTGAAAACAACGTACTGGTTGGGACAAGCATTATTCCAATGGGCGGCGACTACGTTACGCACGACATTGCCATTGGCCTTCGAACGCAGACAGCAGCCGCTGAACAGGTCAAGCTCCGGCACGGCTGCGCGTTTGTGGATGCGGCGTCCGAGAACGAGCGGTTTCAGGTGCCGCGCATCGGCAGCAACCATGAAGTGGAGTTTAGCCAGGTCGACCTGTCGATGATCATCGAACCTCGCATGCAGGAAATTTTGGGTCTCGTGCGAAAGGAAATTGAGAGAATGGGGTATCTCCACGACCTCGCCAGCGGGTATGTACTCCATGGCGGCGTGGTGTCCATGCAGGGCGTGGGCGAGTTGGCGGAGATGGAACTGCAGGCACCGGTCCGAATCGCGATTCCGGACTTTATCGGTGTCCGCGACCCGTCCTTTGTGAACGGCGTGGGTACACTCGCCTACGCGGTGCGCGCCAATGCCCGCAACACGCATGCTGAACCGACATCCTATGCACGACCGGTCCGGACGGGCGGCGGTTTTCTGGCTCGTCTGCGGGACTGGTTTCGCGATTTCGTCTAA
- a CDS encoding cell division protein FtsQ/DivIB, which yields MANRRPSMEHKGNQQRRRNRTRAVVTGFFLFIGVVAVLESPLTRVRSLTVSGNTSISEQDIIKSAQLSPGMSLWQVNGAAVQHRVTRAEPLIQSVSVHTDYMTGVVTLQVHEKHVVALYEDGGQFYELLQDGTVLGKTSSAAGFPWPIVTAAASGSVVAGQKAPNSDIPMLCEQLSRMPASFLTTVSEIQLDAFGNATLYFDNGFAARSQVQSLVKNIPTIDTAVQYFSSKGYQPGLVDVSGGPPYEYTPFHDEGSSG from the coding sequence GTGGCGAACCGTCGCCCGTCAATGGAACACAAAGGGAACCAGCAGCGCCGCAGGAATCGTACGCGGGCCGTTGTGACTGGTTTCTTTTTGTTTATCGGAGTTGTGGCGGTGCTCGAGTCTCCGTTGACGCGCGTACGAAGTTTGACCGTGTCAGGGAATACCTCGATTTCCGAACAAGACATTATCAAAAGCGCACAGTTGAGTCCTGGGATGAGTCTGTGGCAGGTGAACGGCGCTGCCGTCCAGCATCGTGTGACGCGGGCGGAGCCGCTGATTCAGTCGGTTTCCGTGCACACCGATTACATGACCGGCGTCGTGACCTTGCAGGTACACGAAAAACATGTCGTGGCGCTGTACGAGGACGGCGGGCAGTTCTATGAACTGTTGCAGGATGGCACGGTACTTGGCAAAACGTCTTCTGCCGCGGGGTTTCCCTGGCCGATTGTGACGGCCGCAGCATCGGGCAGCGTGGTGGCGGGCCAGAAAGCACCCAATTCGGACATCCCGATGTTGTGCGAGCAGCTCTCGCGGATGCCGGCCTCCTTTCTCACCACCGTGTCCGAAATCCAACTGGATGCGTTCGGCAACGCCACGCTGTATTTCGACAACGGGTTTGCGGCGCGTTCCCAGGTTCAGTCGCTGGTGAAGAACATCCCGACCATCGACACGGCGGTGCAGTATTTTTCGTCGAAAGGGTACCAGCCTGGACTGGTGGATGTTTCCGGCGGGCCGCCCTACGAGTACACGCCGTTTCACGACGAAGGGAGCTCGGGGTGA
- a CDS encoding DUF881 domain-containing protein: MKKSGFVWSMTGILALFGFMLTVQLTSRQQPSSTTLSSYLDYRTQVDEQVEEHTILMQDIAKEKAQLAQFEASGGNQQEMQAVLKKDAQTVAAQAGLTPVTGPGITITIQDDPSLPFYPETAGAFAQNADVEISQIVNDLFGNGATAISINGNRLVTTSSIRLVSGLGPGTELQVNTEPVVEPYVITAVGNVSEMQSILTVDDVKPSLNLMQEDCIVKAYNKPHTVTVPAYQGPLPGTWAKEVDNG, translated from the coding sequence ATGAAAAAATCGGGGTTTGTGTGGTCCATGACGGGGATTCTGGCGTTGTTCGGGTTTATGTTGACCGTCCAGCTGACCTCTCGGCAGCAACCCAGTTCAACCACCCTGTCGAGTTATCTGGACTACCGGACACAGGTGGACGAACAGGTGGAGGAACACACGATTTTGATGCAGGATATTGCAAAGGAAAAGGCGCAGCTGGCGCAGTTCGAAGCTTCGGGCGGCAATCAGCAGGAAATGCAGGCTGTCTTGAAGAAAGACGCGCAGACGGTGGCTGCACAGGCGGGATTGACCCCCGTGACGGGTCCTGGCATCACGATTACGATTCAGGATGACCCTTCGCTTCCTTTTTACCCGGAAACAGCGGGTGCGTTCGCGCAAAACGCGGACGTGGAAATCTCGCAAATTGTCAACGACCTGTTCGGAAACGGTGCGACGGCCATCAGCATTAACGGGAATCGCCTGGTCACGACGTCTTCCATCCGGCTGGTCTCGGGGCTTGGCCCCGGCACGGAACTTCAGGTCAATACGGAGCCGGTGGTCGAACCGTACGTCATCACGGCGGTTGGCAACGTGTCAGAGATGCAGTCTATCCTGACGGTCGACGATGTCAAGCCATCCCTGAATTTGATGCAGGAGGACTGCATTGTGAAGGCATACAACAAACCGCACACGGTGACAGTCCCGGCCTACCAGGGTCCGCTGCCTGGGACGTGGGCGAAGGAGGTCGACAACGGATGA
- the spoVE gene encoding stage V sporulation protein E translates to MVRTKVSFDPVLFIVTLILLCIGVVMVHSASSVISLQKFDDPFYYAKRQLLWASLGICGMLIMANYDYHKLRKWAPRIAIASFVFLAIVLIPGVGSNRGGSQAWLGIGSFGIQPSEFAKLGLIVFLAHYLADAGDRMHSFRRGFLPPLMLSLTAVGLIMLEPDLGQSVVIMGTTIVMLFAAGAQVKHLAGLAGLGLAGFAGLVAAAPYRINRIVAFLDPWKDPLGKGYQIIQSLYALGSGGVLGLGLGNSRQKYLYLPEPQTDFVYSIIGEELGLLGAATVLLLFCVLVWRGFRTAIFAPDEFGSLLAVGITGMIGVQVLINVGVVTGSIPATGITLPLISYGGSSLTLMLTGIGILLNISRQANLALR, encoded by the coding sequence GTGGTTCGAACGAAGGTGTCCTTTGACCCGGTCCTATTCATTGTCACTCTGATTTTGCTGTGCATCGGTGTGGTCATGGTGCACAGCGCCAGCTCCGTGATTTCCCTCCAGAAGTTCGATGACCCGTTCTACTATGCCAAGCGGCAGCTGCTGTGGGCATCCCTGGGCATCTGCGGCATGCTGATCATGGCCAACTACGACTATCACAAGCTGCGCAAGTGGGCGCCGAGAATCGCGATCGCCAGCTTTGTGTTTTTGGCAATCGTGCTCATTCCAGGGGTGGGTTCGAACCGCGGCGGCTCGCAGGCGTGGCTCGGCATCGGCTCGTTCGGGATTCAGCCGTCCGAGTTTGCGAAGCTCGGCCTGATTGTCTTTTTGGCGCACTACCTCGCGGACGCGGGCGACCGTATGCACTCCTTTCGGCGGGGGTTTCTGCCGCCGCTCATGTTGTCGCTGACGGCTGTGGGGCTCATCATGCTTGAACCGGACCTCGGCCAGAGCGTGGTGATTATGGGCACCACGATCGTGATGCTGTTTGCGGCGGGGGCGCAGGTCAAGCACCTGGCTGGGTTGGCGGGCCTTGGCCTGGCCGGGTTCGCAGGACTCGTTGCTGCCGCACCGTATCGGATCAACCGCATCGTCGCGTTCTTGGACCCGTGGAAAGACCCGCTGGGCAAAGGGTATCAAATCATCCAGTCGCTCTATGCGCTGGGTTCGGGCGGGGTGCTCGGACTGGGGCTGGGCAACAGCCGCCAGAAGTACTTGTACCTGCCGGAGCCGCAGACGGACTTTGTCTACTCGATTATCGGCGAGGAACTGGGGCTGCTTGGTGCTGCGACGGTGCTGCTGCTTTTCTGCGTGCTGGTGTGGCGCGGGTTTCGAACCGCCATTTTTGCGCCCGATGAGTTTGGGTCATTGCTCGCCGTAGGCATCACCGGTATGATTGGAGTGCAGGTTTTGATCAACGTTGGGGTCGTGACGGGGTCGATTCCGGCCACGGGCATCACACTGCCCCTCATCAGTTACGGCGGCTCTTCGCTGACGCTGATGCTCACGGGCATCGGAATCCTGCTCAACATATCTCGCCAGGCAAATCTGGCGTTGAGGTGA